A single genomic interval of Natator depressus isolate rNatDep1 chromosome 14, rNatDep2.hap1, whole genome shotgun sequence harbors:
- the LOC141998133 gene encoding sperm acrosome membrane-associated protein 4-like, with translation MGKILLLCLAALTCAGIGAALQCLKCDFTVFDIPCHTTTVTCQDGQLCAVIRGRAAGHKLIMQKDCIEEGKCNTNDTLTWEGFTYSTSYECCEGELCNSATGAGAQLSLAAGLAMLGAWLARAL, from the exons ATGGGCAAAATTCTCCTCCTGTGTCTGGCCGCTCTGACCTGCGCCGGGATCG GAGCGGCCCTGCAGTGCCTGAAATGCGACTTCACCGTGTTTGACATCCCCTGCCACACCACCACTGTCACCTGCCAGGACGGGCAGCTCTGCGCTGTCATCCGGGGCCGTGCAG CCGGCCACAAGCTGATCATGCAGAAGGACTGCATTGAGGAGGGGAAATGCAACACCAACGACACCTTGACCTGGGAGGGCTTCACCTACAGCACCTCCTACGAGTGCTGCGAGGGCGAACTGTGCAACTCGGCCACGGGCGCCGGGGCCCAGCTCTCCCTGGCCGCAGGGCTGGCCATGCTGGGTGCCTGGCTCGCCCGGGCCCTCTAA